In a genomic window of Bradyrhizobium sp. LLZ17:
- a CDS encoding hemolysin III family protein, with protein MSVFTLKQLASSSVHAAADAFRWNYDRAEIIADGIVHGIGVLSGIIAATVLVVLAAVYAEAIDVVGVSIYVAGLLSMLVLSATYNLWPVSPVKWLLRRFDHSAIYLLIAATYTPFILELKDSVFALALLVCVWCVAIVGIVLKLRYPGRFDRVAVGIYLAMGWSGMMLYDSVVKALPAMALGFVLAGGALYSLGVIFHAWRRLRFQNAIWHGFVLAGAACHYTAVLDLVLS; from the coding sequence ATGTCTGTCTTTACGTTGAAACAGCTCGCCTCGTCCTCTGTCCATGCCGCGGCCGACGCGTTCCGGTGGAACTACGATCGCGCCGAGATCATCGCGGACGGTATCGTGCATGGTATCGGTGTGTTGTCCGGTATCATCGCCGCGACCGTTCTGGTGGTGCTCGCGGCGGTCTATGCCGAGGCGATCGACGTCGTCGGCGTCTCGATCTACGTCGCCGGTCTGCTGTCGATGCTGGTGTTGTCGGCGACCTATAATCTGTGGCCGGTGTCGCCGGTCAAATGGCTGCTGCGGCGGTTCGATCATTCGGCGATCTATCTCCTGATCGCCGCGACCTATACGCCGTTCATCCTCGAGCTGAAGGACAGCGTGTTTGCGCTGGCTCTGCTCGTCTGCGTCTGGTGTGTGGCCATCGTCGGTATCGTGCTGAAGCTGCGTTATCCCGGCCGGTTCGACCGTGTCGCCGTCGGTATTTATCTGGCCATGGGCTGGAGCGGCATGATGCTTTATGATTCCGTGGTCAAGGCATTGCCAGCAATGGCGCTCGGCTTCGTGCTTGCGGGCGGGGCGCTCTACAGCCTCGGCGTGATCTTCCATGCCTGGCGGCGGCTGCGCTTCCAGAATGCAATCTGGCACGGCTTTGTCTTGGCCGGCGCGGCGTGCCATTATACCGCGGTGCTCGACCTCGTGTTGAGCTGA
- a CDS encoding SDR family oxidoreductase has translation MQVTGKIVVVTGGANGIGKAMCEAFHNAGAAKVVVADMEAAGARAVAAMVDGAAFKCDVAQEKDISHIIEETERQFGPIDLFCSNAGIGGGFDPMSVNAGGASDEPWQRSWAIHVMAHVYAARHLIPRMKARGGGYFLNTISAAGLLSQVGSPAYSTTKHAAVGFAENLAISHKAHNIRVSILCPQGVDTNMLRSIPKGPQSGDGDLTPEQVAQDVLAGLEQETFLILPHPQVLGYMRKKTENYDRWIGGMAKIQARMRDDLGE, from the coding sequence ATGCAGGTGACCGGCAAAATCGTGGTCGTCACGGGCGGCGCCAACGGCATCGGCAAGGCGATGTGCGAGGCTTTTCACAACGCCGGCGCGGCCAAGGTCGTCGTTGCCGACATGGAGGCCGCCGGCGCAAGGGCGGTCGCTGCCATGGTCGATGGCGCGGCCTTCAAATGCGACGTCGCGCAGGAAAAGGACATCTCCCACATCATCGAGGAGACCGAGCGCCAGTTCGGGCCGATCGATCTGTTCTGCTCCAATGCCGGCATCGGCGGCGGCTTCGATCCGATGTCGGTGAACGCCGGTGGCGCCTCGGACGAGCCCTGGCAACGGAGCTGGGCGATCCACGTCATGGCCCATGTCTATGCGGCGCGGCATCTCATTCCGCGCATGAAGGCGCGCGGCGGCGGTTACTTCCTCAACACCATCTCGGCCGCGGGCCTGTTGTCGCAGGTCGGCAGCCCGGCTTATTCGACCACAAAGCACGCCGCGGTCGGCTTCGCCGAAAATCTCGCGATCTCGCACAAGGCGCATAACATCCGCGTCTCGATCCTGTGCCCGCAGGGCGTCGACACCAACATGCTGCGCTCGATCCCGAAGGGCCCGCAATCCGGCGACGGTGACCTCACGCCGGAGCAGGTCGCCCAGGATGTCCTCGCCGGTCTCGAGCAGGAGACCTTCCTGATCCTGCCGCACCCGCAAGTGCTCGGCTACATGCGCAAGAAGACCGAGAACTACGACCGCTGGATCGGCGGCATGGCCAAGATCCAGGCCAGGATGCGGGACGATCTGGGGGAATAG
- a CDS encoding CaiB/BaiF CoA transferase family protein produces MGALDGIRVIAVEQAVAAPFCSSRLADAGAEVIKIERPEGDFARGYDAAAKGQSSYFVWLNRGKQSAVVDLATSEGRAELEKLIASADVLVQNLKPGSMDKLGFSRERLLKDYPKLISCTITGYGDEGPYAHRKAYDLLIQAESGLASITGNPDGASRVGMSIVDVATGATAHAAILEALIARGRTGKGADIRISMFDVMADWCTVPLLNSEAGNPPKRMGLRHPSIAPYGVFTSRDGKDILISIQSEREWKTLCAEVLDQPNLPADARVANMVERVRNRDFTDKTVADAFARMTRDELLKRLSDADIAFAEVNTMADLSNHPHLRRIEVDTPNGPVSYPAPAPIIVGETRAYRAVPGIGEKPKSKT; encoded by the coding sequence ATGGGAGCACTTGACGGGATCAGGGTGATCGCGGTCGAGCAGGCGGTGGCGGCGCCGTTCTGTTCGTCGCGGCTGGCCGACGCTGGCGCGGAAGTCATCAAGATCGAGCGGCCGGAGGGCGATTTCGCCCGTGGCTATGACGCCGCGGCCAAGGGCCAGAGCAGCTATTTCGTCTGGCTCAACCGCGGCAAGCAATCGGCCGTGGTCGATCTCGCCACCAGCGAAGGACGCGCCGAGCTCGAAAAGCTGATCGCGAGCGCCGACGTGCTGGTGCAGAACCTCAAGCCGGGCTCGATGGACAAGCTCGGCTTTTCGCGCGAGCGATTGCTCAAGGACTACCCAAAACTGATCTCGTGCACCATCACCGGCTATGGCGACGAGGGCCCTTATGCGCACCGCAAGGCTTATGATCTGCTGATCCAGGCCGAGAGCGGGCTGGCCTCGATCACCGGCAATCCCGACGGTGCCTCGCGCGTCGGCATGTCCATCGTCGACGTCGCCACCGGCGCCACCGCGCATGCGGCGATCCTGGAGGCGCTGATCGCGCGCGGGCGCACCGGCAAGGGCGCGGACATCCGCATCTCCATGTTCGACGTCATGGCGGATTGGTGCACCGTGCCGCTGCTCAATTCGGAGGCCGGCAATCCGCCGAAGCGCATGGGCCTGCGCCATCCCTCGATTGCACCCTATGGCGTGTTCACCTCGAGGGACGGCAAGGACATTTTGATTTCGATCCAGAGCGAGCGCGAGTGGAAGACGCTCTGCGCCGAAGTGCTGGACCAGCCGAACTTGCCTGCGGATGCCCGCGTCGCCAACATGGTCGAGCGCGTCCGCAACCGCGATTTCACTGACAAGACGGTCGCAGATGCCTTCGCCAGGATGACCCGCGACGAGTTGCTCAAGCGCCTGTCCGATGCCGACATCGCCTTCGCCGAGGTCAACACCATGGCCGACCTCAGCAACCATCCGCATCTGCGCCGCATCGAGGTCGACACGCCGAACGGGCCTGTCAGCTATCCGGCGCCGGCGCCGATCATCGTCGGCGAGACCCGCGCTTACCGCGCCGTGCCCGGCATCGGCGAAAAGCCAAAGTCCAAGACATAA
- a CDS encoding YcjF family protein produces MNDRSPPRRPATFRLDDPGVVVTEADETARLGRGTIQITPESDPSLLPVPIEAALPVRRGFRWGALFWSGVAGLTLLGVGLGVVRLIEDLFARSESLGFVGLALAFVTALALAVVIGREAVGLARLATIEKLHQRAAAVLASDDRKESRAIVQDLVKIAHQNPQLARARAALESHAGEIIDGADMIRLAERELMTPLDTEARRLVSVAAQRVSIVTAVSPRALIDVMFVLVASLKLIRQLARLYGGRPGALGMIRLLRHVIAHLAITGGMAASDSLVQQMLGHGIAAKLSQRLGEGMLNGLLTARLGLAAIDVTRPLPFAALPQPKLSDLATDLLRKKEDEA; encoded by the coding sequence ATGAACGACCGATCCCCGCCGCGGCGGCCGGCGACGTTCCGGTTGGACGATCCCGGTGTCGTCGTCACCGAGGCCGACGAAACCGCAAGGCTCGGCCGGGGCACGATCCAGATCACGCCGGAATCCGATCCGTCTTTGCTGCCGGTGCCGATCGAGGCCGCGCTCCCGGTGCGGCGCGGCTTTCGCTGGGGCGCGCTGTTCTGGTCCGGCGTCGCCGGCCTGACGTTGCTCGGCGTCGGGCTCGGCGTCGTGCGTCTGATCGAGGACCTGTTTGCACGCAGCGAGAGCCTGGGCTTTGTCGGCCTCGCCCTTGCATTCGTCACCGCGCTTGCGCTCGCCGTCGTCATCGGCCGCGAGGCGGTCGGCCTCGCAAGATTGGCGACGATCGAAAAGCTGCATCAGCGCGCCGCCGCCGTGCTGGCCAGCGACGATCGCAAGGAGAGCCGCGCCATCGTGCAGGACCTGGTCAAGATCGCGCACCAGAATCCGCAGCTCGCGCGCGCCCGCGCCGCGCTGGAGAGTCACGCCGGCGAGATCATCGACGGCGCCGACATGATCCGGCTGGCCGAACGCGAATTGATGACACCGCTCGATACCGAAGCGCGGCGGCTGGTGTCGGTTGCCGCACAGCGCGTTTCGATCGTGACCGCGGTTTCACCGCGCGCGCTAATCGACGTGATGTTTGTGTTGGTGGCCTCGCTGAAATTGATCCGCCAGCTTGCCCGGCTTTATGGTGGCCGCCCCGGCGCGCTCGGCATGATCCGCCTGCTCCGCCACGTCATCGCCCATCTCGCCATCACCGGCGGCATGGCCGCGAGCGACAGTTTGGTGCAGCAGATGCTCGGCCACGGCATTGCTGCGAAGCTGTCGCAGCGGCTCGGCGAAGGCATGCTCAACGGCCTGTTGACGGCACGGCTTGGATTGGCTGCGATCGACGTTACAAGACCGCTGCCGTTCGCAGCGCTGCCGCAGCCGAAGCTCTCCGATCTCGCGACGGATTTGTTGCGGAAGAAAGAAGACGAGGCGTAG
- a CDS encoding MaoC family dehydratase N-terminal domain-containing protein, which translates to MTEQLDINHLRQWTGRSTEATDIVTAQLVKGLRATLFQDPGEPKTGDAAPFTVHWCLAQPVFPMSMLGPDGHPTRGGFLPPVPLPRRMWAGGEIEFLQPLRVGDESTRTSRIADVTVKTGSTGTLCFVSVEHSISSPRGIAIRERQDIVYREMTTTAPAAAKAPPPPPQAQHRENHVSDPVLLFRYSALTFNGHRIHYDRDYVTKVEGYPGLIFHGPLQAAFIVELAAKLRGGTAPKKFTYRGLQPLFEGTEFSINANETETGMELWTANAEGQATMKGTAVW; encoded by the coding sequence ATGACCGAGCAGCTCGACATCAATCATCTGCGGCAATGGACCGGCCGCAGCACGGAGGCCACCGACATCGTTACGGCGCAGCTGGTTAAGGGTCTGCGCGCGACACTTTTTCAAGACCCGGGCGAGCCGAAGACTGGCGACGCGGCGCCGTTCACGGTGCATTGGTGCCTGGCGCAGCCGGTGTTTCCGATGTCGATGCTCGGTCCCGACGGACATCCCACGCGTGGCGGCTTCCTGCCGCCGGTGCCGCTGCCGCGCCGGATGTGGGCGGGCGGCGAGATCGAGTTTTTGCAGCCGCTGCGCGTCGGCGATGAATCGACGCGGACCTCGCGCATTGCCGACGTGACGGTGAAGACCGGCTCGACCGGCACGCTGTGCTTCGTCTCGGTCGAGCACAGCATCTCCTCGCCGCGCGGCATCGCCATCCGCGAGCGGCAGGACATCGTCTATCGCGAGATGACGACCACCGCACCAGCGGCGGCAAAAGCCCCGCCTCCACCGCCGCAGGCGCAGCATCGGGAGAACCATGTCTCCGATCCCGTGCTGCTGTTTCGATACTCCGCGCTGACTTTCAACGGCCACCGCATCCATTACGACCGCGACTACGTCACCAAGGTCGAGGGCTATCCCGGCCTGATCTTCCACGGGCCGTTGCAGGCGGCGTTCATCGTCGAGCTGGCGGCGAAACTCCGCGGCGGCACAGCGCCGAAGAAGTTCACCTATCGCGGCCTCCAGCCGCTGTTCGAAGGCACGGAGTTTTCCATCAACGCCAATGAGACCGAGACGGGGATGGAGCTGTGGACCGCCAATGCGGAGGGGCAAGCGACGATGAAGGGAACGGCGGTGTGGTGA
- the mdlC gene encoding benzoylformate decarboxylase translates to MSKNGKATSKSVTVKQATLDLLRSFGIRRVFGNPGSTELPFLSDWPDDIDYVLALQEASAVGMADGYAQATRNAGFVNLHSAAGVGNALGNIYTAHRNQTPLVITAGQQARSILPLQAFLYAERASEFPRPYVKYSVEPARPEDVPAAIARAYYTAMQPPCGPTFVSIPIDDWAHATVPLEARKVSREIGPEPDAMKALVAALTSSKHPALVVGPGVDRAGAVDLMVRVAEKTKASVWVSPFSARCSFPERHPQFAGFLHASPAQLSDALREHDVIVVIGAPVFTFHVEGHAAIFDGGATIFQITDDADAAAVTPVGTSIIATMKPALGALLELLPESKRAAPKGRTLPPAPQAADPLPVEFLLHSLAQAMPDGASLVEEIPSHRPAMQKFMPMRGQDSFYTMASGGLGYSLPAAVGMALGKPKQRTVCLIGDGSAMYSIQALWTAAQRKLPLTIVVINNSGYGAMRSFSQVMQVRNVPGLELPGIDFVRLAEGMGCDAVRVSKAAELGAALQRVMAFEGTSLVEVVVDSAVPVLYGQKH, encoded by the coding sequence ATGTCCAAGAACGGCAAAGCCACGAGCAAATCCGTTACTGTCAAGCAGGCGACACTCGACCTGCTGCGCTCGTTCGGAATCAGACGCGTCTTCGGCAATCCCGGCTCGACCGAGCTGCCGTTTCTGAGCGACTGGCCCGACGACATCGACTACGTGCTGGCGCTCCAGGAAGCCTCCGCGGTCGGGATGGCTGACGGCTACGCGCAGGCGACGCGCAATGCCGGCTTCGTCAATCTGCATTCGGCGGCCGGCGTCGGCAACGCGCTCGGCAACATCTACACCGCGCATCGCAACCAGACGCCGCTGGTGATCACCGCGGGCCAGCAGGCCCGTTCGATCCTGCCCTTGCAGGCGTTCCTCTATGCCGAGCGCGCGTCGGAATTCCCGCGGCCTTACGTGAAGTACAGCGTCGAGCCGGCGCGGCCCGAGGACGTGCCGGCGGCGATCGCGCGGGCCTATTACACCGCGATGCAGCCACCCTGCGGGCCGACCTTCGTCTCGATCCCGATCGACGACTGGGCGCATGCCACAGTGCCGCTCGAAGCGCGCAAGGTCAGTCGCGAGATCGGGCCCGAGCCGGACGCGATGAAGGCGCTGGTTGCGGCGCTGACGTCGAGCAAGCACCCTGCCCTCGTCGTCGGTCCCGGCGTCGACCGGGCCGGCGCGGTCGATCTGATGGTGCGCGTTGCCGAGAAGACCAAGGCGAGCGTCTGGGTCAGCCCGTTCTCGGCGCGCTGCTCGTTCCCCGAGCGTCATCCGCAGTTCGCGGGATTCCTGCATGCCTCGCCCGCGCAGCTGTCCGATGCGCTGCGCGAGCACGATGTGATCGTCGTGATCGGCGCGCCGGTCTTCACCTTCCATGTCGAGGGCCACGCCGCGATCTTCGACGGCGGCGCGACGATCTTCCAGATCACCGACGATGCGGATGCGGCGGCGGTGACGCCGGTCGGCACCAGCATCATCGCGACGATGAAGCCGGCGCTGGGCGCGCTGCTCGAGCTGTTGCCGGAGAGCAAACGGGCGGCGCCAAAAGGCCGTACCTTGCCGCCTGCGCCACAGGCTGCCGATCCACTGCCGGTCGAATTCCTGCTGCATTCGCTGGCGCAGGCGATGCCCGATGGCGCCTCGCTCGTCGAGGAAATCCCCTCGCACCGGCCGGCGATGCAAAAATTCATGCCGATGCGCGGCCAGGACAGTTTTTACACCATGGCGAGCGGCGGCCTCGGCTACAGCCTGCCCGCCGCCGTCGGCATGGCTCTCGGCAAACCCAAACAGCGCACGGTGTGCCTGATCGGCGACGGATCGGCGATGTATTCGATCCAGGCGCTGTGGACCGCCGCGCAGCGGAAGCTGCCGCTCACCATCGTCGTCATCAACAATTCTGGCTACGGCGCCATGCGTTCGTTCAGCCAGGTCATGCAGGTGCGCAACGTGCCCGGGCTGGAATTGCCGGGCATCGATTTTGTCCGGCTTGCCGAAGGCATGGGCTGCGATGCGGTGCGGGTGAGCAAGGCGGCGGAGCTGGGCGCAGCGTTACAGCGCGTGATGGCGTTCGAGGGGACGAGCCTGGTCGAGGTGGTGGTGGATTCAGCGGTGCCGGTGCTGTACGGGCAGAAGCATTAG
- a CDS encoding acyl-CoA dehydrogenase family protein: protein MSDDHHSEDHADIREAVAKLCAQFPGEYWRKLDREMAYPKAFVDALTEAGYLSVLIPEEYGGAGLKLSAAAAILEEIQRAGCNGGGCHAQMYTMGTVLRHGSDEQKAKYLPKVASGELRLQAFGVTEPTSGTDTTSLKTFARKDGNAGYIVNGQKIWTSRAEHSDLMLLLARTTPKDEVKKRTDGLSVFIVDMREAKNKGLEIRPIRTMMNHATTEVFFTDMKVPAENLIGEEGKGFRYILSGMNAERILIAAECVGDAKWFIEKATNYAKERAVFGRPIGQNQGIQFPIAKAYAAMRAAELMVKEATRKYEAGLDCGAEANMAKMLAADASWEAANACVQTHGGFGFAEVYDVERKFRETRLYQVAPISTNLVLSFIAEHVLGMPSRVLRPPSWEHLTGSG, encoded by the coding sequence ATGAGTGACGACCACCACAGCGAAGATCACGCCGACATCCGCGAAGCCGTCGCAAAGCTGTGCGCGCAGTTTCCCGGCGAATATTGGCGCAAGCTCGACCGCGAGATGGCCTATCCCAAGGCGTTCGTCGACGCGCTGACAGAGGCCGGCTATCTCTCGGTGCTGATTCCCGAGGAATATGGCGGCGCGGGCCTCAAGCTCTCGGCGGCGGCCGCAATCCTCGAGGAGATCCAGCGTGCCGGCTGCAACGGCGGCGGCTGCCATGCCCAGATGTACACGATGGGCACGGTGCTCCGGCACGGCAGCGACGAGCAAAAGGCAAAATATCTGCCCAAGGTCGCCAGCGGCGAATTGCGCCTGCAAGCCTTCGGCGTCACCGAGCCGACCAGCGGCACCGATACGACCTCGCTGAAGACCTTCGCACGCAAGGACGGCAACGCCGGCTATATCGTCAACGGCCAGAAGATCTGGACCAGCCGCGCCGAGCACTCCGACCTGATGCTGCTGCTGGCACGGACCACGCCGAAGGACGAGGTCAAGAAGCGCACCGACGGCCTTTCGGTGTTCATCGTCGACATGCGCGAGGCCAAGAACAAGGGGCTTGAGATCCGCCCGATCCGCACCATGATGAACCACGCCACCACCGAAGTGTTCTTTACCGACATGAAGGTGCCCGCCGAAAACCTGATCGGCGAGGAAGGCAAGGGTTTTCGCTACATCCTCTCCGGCATGAATGCCGAGCGGATTCTGATCGCAGCCGAATGCGTCGGCGACGCCAAATGGTTCATCGAGAAGGCCACGAACTACGCCAAGGAGCGCGCGGTGTTCGGCCGGCCGATCGGCCAGAACCAGGGCATCCAGTTTCCGATCGCCAAGGCCTACGCAGCGATGCGCGCGGCGGAGTTGATGGTGAAGGAGGCGACGCGCAAATACGAGGCCGGGCTCGACTGCGGCGCCGAGGCCAACATGGCCAAGATGCTGGCGGCGGATGCGTCCTGGGAAGCGGCGAATGCCTGCGTCCAGACCCATGGCGGCTTCGGCTTTGCCGAGGTATACGACGTCGAACGCAAATTCCGCGAGACGCGGCTCTACCAGGTGGCGCCGATCTCGACCAACCTGGTGCTGTCCTTTATCGCCGAGCATGTGCTCGGCATGCCCTCCCGCGTACTGAGGCCGCCATCATGGGAGCACTTGACGGGATCAGGGTGA